A single region of the Psychrobacter alimentarius genome encodes:
- a CDS encoding DUF4145 domain-containing protein, protein MSKSWQCPFCSHHAIIGTGNISSGNLSFDDGNKYGKLCLRLETITCPNPNCREFTIESELRELKKTHPSYVFGNTLSSWKLRPQSSAKPLPSYIPTAIKEDYEEACLILNLSPKASATLARRCLQGMVRDFWEVKPQNLAKEIESIKDEVEPDTWEAIDVVRKIGNIGAHMERDIDQIIEVDENEAGLLIGLIEMLIEEWYISRYNRQQRLENMKQLGQDKDIQRRMKVKPVTLE, encoded by the coding sequence GCAATAATAGGTACAGGAAATATTAGCTCAGGTAATCTAAGTTTCGATGACGGTAATAAGTACGGTAAGTTATGCCTAAGGTTAGAAACCATTACTTGTCCAAATCCAAACTGTAGAGAGTTTACTATAGAATCCGAACTACGTGAGTTGAAAAAAACTCACCCTTCTTATGTTTTTGGAAATACATTAAGTAGCTGGAAATTACGCCCACAATCTTCAGCTAAACCTTTACCTAGCTATATTCCTACAGCTATAAAGGAAGATTACGAAGAAGCCTGCTTAATTTTAAATTTAAGTCCTAAGGCTTCCGCAACACTTGCTCGCCGCTGCTTGCAAGGAATGGTTAGAGATTTTTGGGAAGTTAAGCCTCAAAACTTGGCTAAAGAAATTGAATCTATCAAAGATGAAGTAGAACCGGATACTTGGGAAGCTATAGACGTAGTTAGAAAAATAGGTAATATTGGTGCTCACATGGAAAGGGATATCGACCAGATTATTGAGGTAGACGAAAATGAAGCAGGTTTACTTATAGGTTTGATAGAAATGCTTATTGAGGAATGGTACATCAGTCGTTACAACCGTCAGCAACGCTTAGAAAACATGAAGCAACTTGGGCAAGATAAAGATATCCAGCGAAGAATGAAAGTTAAACCCGTGACCTTGGAATGA
- a CDS encoding DIP1984 family protein, protein MKLAEALLIRSDMQKKLAQIKGRIRSNIKVQEGDTPNEDPNALMIDASQIISELSVLIERIHRTNAIAKTNEGQSMLTLLIERDTLEMRHKLLIEAIEATDTEVDRYSPREIKWHVMVSVAGLQKQADDIAMKLRKINLVIQANNWQIDLVE, encoded by the coding sequence ATGAAACTCGCAGAAGCCCTACTTATCCGTAGCGACATGCAAAAAAAGCTGGCGCAAATCAAAGGACGTATTCGCAGCAATATCAAAGTCCAAGAAGGCGATACGCCAAACGAAGACCCAAATGCCTTAATGATCGATGCCAGCCAAATCATTAGCGAACTGAGCGTGTTGATTGAGCGTATCCACCGTACCAATGCCATTGCCAAGACTAATGAAGGTCAGTCGATGCTGACGCTATTGATCGAACGTGATACGTTAGAGATGCGTCACAAGCTATTGATTGAGGCGATTGAAGCCACCGACACCGAGGTTGATCGGTATAGTCCTCGCGAGATTAAATGGCATGTTATGGTTTCAGTTGCAGGATTACAAAAACAAGCCGATGATATCGCGATGAAACTGCGCAAGATTAACCTTGTCATTCAAGCCAATAACTGGCAGATTGACCTTGTTGAATAA
- the rtcA gene encoding RNA 3'-terminal phosphate cyclase, translated as MPASTKKALKIDGSTGEGGGQIIRTALSLSMLTGTPIEIINIRAGRAKPGLMRQHLVCVQASQELSNAAVTGAQLGSTTFSFKPNAIQSGDYTFDIGSAGSTSLVLQTLLPALLFANTGLAAQSTVTIKGGTHNPLASTTDFLTGAFVPALAKLGMHVDLELQQVGFAPIGGGTVKATITPFLRRANTLPFTLTERGELVNIALVASVLNLDYDICKRELASAQASLVESGIDKTLITTHSRKLQGIGEGNTCYAQVTHQFGKTSTQQYHQEMFTLLGEKRSSAENMGNRLAGLVKRYLFNTDALVDEYLTDQLLLPLTLSGGGAFSSRMISGHTETQAWLIEQFLPVEIQFDVLNDDKTLVKVIA; from the coding sequence ATGCCAGCATCAACAAAAAAAGCTCTAAAAATTGACGGCAGCACAGGCGAAGGCGGTGGACAAATTATCCGTACGGCGCTGTCGTTATCGATGCTCACTGGTACGCCAATTGAAATAATCAATATTCGTGCTGGACGCGCCAAACCCGGATTGATGCGACAGCATTTAGTTTGTGTACAAGCCTCACAAGAACTATCAAATGCGGCGGTGACAGGCGCACAGTTGGGTAGTACGACGTTTAGTTTCAAGCCTAATGCTATTCAATCGGGCGATTATACTTTTGATATTGGTTCGGCTGGCAGTACCAGTCTCGTGCTACAAACGCTATTACCTGCCCTACTTTTTGCCAATACAGGTTTAGCTGCACAATCCACCGTGACTATTAAAGGTGGTACGCACAATCCCCTCGCATCGACCACAGATTTCTTAACCGGAGCATTTGTTCCGGCCCTTGCTAAGCTCGGCATGCACGTTGATCTTGAATTACAACAAGTAGGGTTTGCACCCATCGGTGGTGGAACTGTTAAAGCAACCATTACGCCTTTTTTGCGTCGTGCTAATACCTTGCCCTTTACACTTACTGAACGTGGCGAGTTGGTTAACATCGCCTTGGTCGCAAGCGTGCTCAATTTGGATTACGACATTTGCAAACGTGAGCTTGCCAGCGCGCAAGCATCATTGGTCGAATCAGGCATTGATAAGACGCTGATAACCACTCATAGTCGTAAATTACAGGGCATTGGCGAAGGCAATACGTGCTATGCGCAGGTCACTCATCAATTTGGTAAGACATCCACTCAGCAGTATCATCAAGAAATGTTTACCTTGCTCGGAGAAAAACGCAGCTCAGCAGAAAACATGGGCAATCGCTTGGCAGGATTGGTTAAGCGCTATTTGTTTAATACCGATGCACTGGTTGATGAATATCTAACCGATCAGTTGCTCCTACCTTTAACGTTATCAGGCGGTGGTGCGTTTAGCTCGCGTATGATTAGCGGCCATACGGAGACACAAGCATGGCTGATTGAGCAATTTTTGCCTGTTGAGATTCAGTTTGACGTATTAAACGACGATAAGACATTGGTCAAAGTCATCGCTTAA
- a CDS encoding FMN-binding glutamate synthase family protein: MPESRTNLNPKPKTSSPYWVGLLLRYSTFGAAIFLLLAGLLLTNWWLIVIGGFGVALGIYDLVQSKHSVLTNYPVAGHIRYVLEDFRPEIRQYLLEDDKEQVPFSRQQRALVYQRAKNVSDTNAFGTLDNLYTHGKEWFLQSTVSQPLENKDFRIMVGGERCQQPHDMSVFNISAMSFGSLSANAIMALNQGAKIGGFTHDTGEGAISPYHRKFGGDLIWELGTGYFGCRDDNGNFDPKSFAEKAADPQVKMIEIKMSQGAKPGKGGVLPAEKITQEIADTRQVPTGQDCISPSSHTAFSTPRELVAFWQQLRDLSGGKPVGFKLCVGQPWQFMAIVKAMIETDNYPDFIVIDGAEGGTGAAPVEFMDNVGMPMVEGFLLVHNTLVGAGIRDKIKLGVSGKIVSGFDIARMIALGADWCNSARGFMFAVGCIQSRSCHTNTCPTGVATQDPYRQKALDVPSKAERVASFHKNTLKSLASIVGAVGLQHPSQLQPYHIARRLDDGQIKLLSKYFYFTDKDALLDHSARADVFNQMWVMASPDSFLANNDALIAYNKDSRDKGKETSAPTERSIATGNFENIVDGGRLIGNVNNTFREFPPNND, from the coding sequence ATGCCTGAGTCTCGTACCAATCTGAACCCTAAACCCAAAACCAGCTCTCCTTATTGGGTTGGTTTATTGCTGCGCTATAGCACTTTTGGTGCGGCAATTTTTCTTCTATTAGCTGGTCTTTTACTGACCAATTGGTGGCTAATTGTGATTGGCGGGTTTGGAGTGGCACTGGGTATTTATGACTTGGTTCAATCCAAGCATTCTGTTTTAACCAACTATCCTGTCGCTGGTCATATTCGTTACGTTTTGGAGGATTTTCGTCCTGAGATTCGCCAATATTTGCTAGAAGACGATAAAGAACAAGTACCGTTTTCGCGCCAGCAACGCGCACTTGTCTATCAACGCGCTAAGAATGTCAGCGACACCAATGCCTTTGGTACGCTAGACAATTTATACACGCATGGTAAAGAATGGTTTTTACAGTCAACCGTCAGTCAGCCTTTAGAAAATAAGGATTTTCGTATCATGGTTGGCGGTGAGCGTTGTCAGCAGCCACATGATATGTCGGTCTTTAATATCTCAGCGATGAGTTTTGGGAGCTTATCAGCCAACGCCATTATGGCGCTCAATCAAGGCGCAAAAATTGGTGGATTTACCCATGATACTGGTGAAGGTGCCATTAGCCCTTACCATCGCAAGTTTGGCGGTGATTTGATTTGGGAGCTAGGCACAGGATATTTTGGTTGCCGTGACGACAATGGTAACTTTGATCCAAAATCCTTTGCTGAAAAAGCGGCTGATCCGCAAGTCAAGATGATCGAAATCAAAATGTCACAAGGTGCCAAACCTGGCAAAGGTGGCGTACTACCTGCAGAAAAAATCACTCAAGAGATTGCAGATACTCGTCAAGTACCGACTGGTCAAGATTGTATCTCACCCTCCTCGCACACCGCTTTTAGCACCCCACGTGAGCTCGTCGCCTTTTGGCAGCAGCTACGTGACTTGTCTGGTGGTAAGCCTGTTGGTTTTAAGCTGTGCGTGGGTCAACCTTGGCAGTTTATGGCAATTGTCAAAGCCATGATAGAGACGGACAACTACCCTGACTTTATTGTCATTGATGGTGCAGAAGGCGGTACTGGCGCCGCCCCCGTTGAGTTTATGGATAACGTCGGCATGCCAATGGTTGAAGGGTTTTTGTTGGTACACAATACGTTAGTTGGTGCCGGCATTCGTGACAAAATCAAACTTGGCGTGAGTGGTAAAATCGTCTCTGGCTTTGATATCGCTCGTATGATTGCACTGGGTGCGGACTGGTGTAACTCAGCGCGCGGCTTTATGTTCGCAGTAGGCTGTATTCAGTCGCGCTCTTGTCACACCAATACCTGTCCAACAGGCGTTGCCACTCAAGACCCCTATCGCCAAAAGGCGCTGGATGTACCAAGTAAAGCCGAACGTGTTGCAAGTTTTCATAAAAACACGCTAAAATCGCTTGCCAGTATCGTCGGCGCAGTCGGTCTACAGCACCCAAGTCAGTTGCAGCCTTATCATATTGCCCGCCGTTTGGATGATGGACAGATCAAGCTATTATCAAAGTATTTTTATTTTACAGACAAAGATGCCCTACTCGATCATAGCGCGCGTGCAGATGTATTCAACCAGATGTGGGTCATGGCAAGTCCTGATAGTTTCCTAGCCAATAACGATGCGCTTATTGCTTACAATAAAGACTCACGAGACAAGGGAAAAGAAACCAGTGCACCGACAGAGCGAAGCATTGCTACTGGTAACTTCGAAAATATCGTCGATGGTGGCAGACTGATCGGTAATGTCAACAATACTTTTCGAGAGTTTCCACCTAACAATGATTAA
- a CDS encoding phosphodiester glycosidase family protein: MPSFTLTSSRPTLSLAVIALLSFSISACQQTSTDAPNSDTKNWACESQDTPFAYDACHIQADALTNGDYSLQLFWQQPNSNEPLLTFDTLLTTLSADQTLSFAANAGMYNEKFAPIGYTVIEGEEKRALNLKEGGGNFHLLPNGVLWWNQSGEVHITESQAFDKQLKNDEAKPWYATQSGPMLVINDKIHPQFDPNSTSLKIRNGVGICSDGSIQFVNTKAPVTFYQFATLFKDELHCPNALFLDGGIASALYAPSIDEEDKKEMGVMIGVVAPKD; encoded by the coding sequence ATGCCAAGTTTCACCCTTACCTCATCTCGTCCTACTTTGTCTTTAGCTGTCATTGCTCTACTCTCATTTAGTATTAGTGCTTGCCAGCAGACAAGTACTGATGCCCCAAACAGTGATACAAAAAACTGGGCATGTGAGTCACAAGATACTCCTTTCGCCTATGACGCCTGTCATATCCAAGCTGATGCTTTGACCAACGGCGATTACTCATTGCAGTTGTTTTGGCAGCAGCCAAATAGTAACGAGCCTTTGCTTACTTTTGATACATTACTGACGACGTTATCCGCCGATCAAACGCTTAGCTTTGCTGCCAATGCGGGTATGTATAACGAAAAATTTGCACCAATTGGCTATACTGTCATCGAAGGCGAAGAAAAGCGTGCCTTAAACCTCAAAGAAGGCGGCGGCAATTTTCATTTATTGCCGAATGGTGTGCTGTGGTGGAACCAGTCTGGTGAAGTACACATTACGGAAAGCCAAGCCTTTGATAAGCAGCTTAAAAACGACGAAGCAAAGCCGTGGTATGCAACGCAATCTGGCCCAATGCTGGTCATCAATGATAAAATACACCCACAATTTGATCCTAATAGCACCTCACTTAAAATTCGTAATGGTGTAGGCATTTGCAGCGATGGCAGTATCCAATTCGTTAATACAAAAGCGCCTGTCACGTTTTATCAGTTTGCAACGCTATTCAAAGACGAGCTGCATTGCCCCAATGCCCTGTTTTTGGATGGCGGTATTGCCTCAGCATTGTACGCGCCTAGTATTGATGAAGAGGACAAAAAAGAGATGGGTGTAATGATCGGCGTGGTAGCGCCTAAAGACTAA
- a CDS encoding vWA domain-containing protein, which translates to MFIKLFYTLRTYGVPVSTRELLDLNAALDQGLMMQPHPENPALSTFASREDMYRLIRLCMVKDERHFDKFDRAMADYFEGVDSLDMDALLAKLTDVPKEWLDLKLDPKNLTEEQRRLLKKYGSLEELMKALEERLKEQKARHQGGSKWVGTGGTSPFGAYGDHPEGIRVGGESRKRSAAKVWEQRKYRNLDDDNQLGTRQIQMALRNLRQFARTGSADELDIHETIKRTAKKGVLDIHMQAERRNRVKVLMLFDVGGSMDIHVEALEKLFSAAKNEFKTLEFFYFHNCLYDYVWKDNNRRHSAPMPTFELLNKYGREYRVIFVGDASMSPYELMTVGGSVEYMNREAGIVWLKRVLNHFDKVAWLNPETPSYWQYTQTIVQIKKLFDNKMYPMTLHGVEEMTNYLAR; encoded by the coding sequence ATGTTCATAAAGTTATTTTATACCCTACGTACTTACGGCGTGCCTGTCAGTACGCGTGAGCTGCTAGATCTCAATGCCGCGCTCGATCAAGGGCTAATGATGCAGCCACATCCTGAAAATCCAGCATTGTCTACCTTTGCCAGCCGTGAGGACATGTATCGTTTGATTCGGCTGTGTATGGTCAAAGACGAGCGTCATTTTGATAAATTTGATCGGGCAATGGCGGATTATTTTGAAGGAGTGGATAGCCTTGATATGGATGCGCTGCTGGCCAAGCTGACGGACGTGCCAAAAGAGTGGCTGGATCTAAAGCTAGACCCAAAAAACCTAACCGAAGAGCAGCGCAGACTGCTAAAAAAATACGGCTCGCTTGAAGAATTGATGAAAGCCCTTGAGGAGCGTTTAAAAGAACAAAAAGCGCGGCATCAAGGTGGCAGTAAATGGGTGGGGACAGGCGGTACGTCACCATTTGGCGCTTATGGGGATCATCCAGAAGGTATACGGGTTGGCGGTGAATCTCGTAAACGCAGTGCAGCAAAGGTGTGGGAGCAGCGCAAATATCGTAATCTTGATGATGACAATCAGCTTGGTACGCGCCAGATTCAAATGGCACTGCGCAACCTGCGGCAATTTGCGCGGACAGGCAGCGCGGATGAATTGGATATTCATGAGACTATTAAGCGCACTGCCAAGAAAGGTGTGCTGGATATCCACATGCAGGCCGAGCGTCGTAATCGCGTTAAAGTGCTGATGTTGTTTGATGTGGGTGGTAGTATGGATATTCATGTTGAGGCGCTTGAGAAGCTGTTTTCTGCGGCAAAAAACGAATTTAAAACCCTAGAGTTTTTTTACTTTCACAACTGTCTGTATGATTATGTGTGGAAGGATAATAATCGTCGCCACAGCGCACCAATGCCGACCTTTGAGCTACTCAACAAATACGGCCGAGAGTATCGTGTTATTTTCGTTGGTGATGCTTCGATGTCACCCTATGAGCTGATGACGGTAGGCGGTAGCGTTGAGTATATGAATCGTGAAGCAGGTATCGTCTGGCTAAAGCGCGTACTTAATCATTTTGATAAAGTGGCATGGCTCAATCCTGAAACCCCGAGCTACTGGCAATATACCCAAACCATCGTTCAGATTAAAAAACTGTTCGATAATAAGATGTATCCCATGACATTACATGGCGTGGAAGAGATGACCAACTATTTGGCACGCTAA
- a CDS encoding AAA family ATPase has translation MSKQTFTGTQNYIATDDLQLAVNAAMTLQKPLLIKGEPGTGKTLLAEEVAESLGMPLITWHIKSTTKAEQGLYEYDAVSRLRDSQLGDDKVYEIGNYIKPGKLWDAFTSTERSVLLIDEIDKADIEFPNDLLHELDKMSFYVYETGETITAEQRPVVIITSNNEKELPDAFLRRCFFHYIDFPEEQTMRQIVEVHFPNIQEKLVNDALDVFYKLRNIQGLKKPPSTSELVDWLTLLLADDMAQEELEENLRGEKSIPPLYGALLKNEADVSLLQRFANMMRR, from the coding sequence ATGAGCAAGCAAACCTTTACTGGCACCCAAAATTATATTGCAACAGACGACTTACAATTGGCAGTCAATGCGGCCATGACGTTACAAAAACCTCTCCTCATCAAAGGTGAGCCGGGTACGGGCAAGACATTATTAGCAGAAGAGGTGGCTGAGAGCTTAGGTATGCCCCTGATTACTTGGCACATCAAGTCGACGACCAAAGCGGAGCAGGGTTTATACGAGTATGATGCAGTATCGCGCTTGCGTGATTCTCAGTTGGGTGATGATAAGGTTTATGAGATTGGCAATTATATCAAGCCCGGCAAGCTGTGGGATGCCTTCACTAGCACCGAGCGCAGTGTGCTACTCATTGATGAGATTGACAAAGCCGATATCGAGTTTCCAAATGACTTACTACATGAGCTTGATAAGATGTCATTTTATGTTTATGAGACGGGCGAAACCATTACTGCCGAGCAGCGCCCAGTGGTGATTATCACATCAAACAACGAAAAAGAGCTGCCCGATGCGTTTTTGCGCCGCTGTTTTTTCCATTATATTGATTTTCCAGAAGAGCAAACCATGCGCCAAATCGTTGAGGTGCATTTCCCCAATATACAAGAAAAACTGGTGAATGACGCATTGGATGTCTTTTATAAACTGCGTAATATTCAAGGTCTTAAAAAGCCGCCTTCAACCTCAGAATTGGTCGATTGGTTAACGTTATTACTCGCTGATGATATGGCACAAGAAGAGCTAGAAGAAAACCTACGCGGTGAAAAGTCCATTCCACCGCTGTATGGTGCGCTGCTCAAAAATGAAGCCGATGTGAGCTTGTTACAGCGTTTTGCCAATATGATGCGTCGTTAA
- a CDS encoding YcgL domain-containing protein, with the protein MHCDIYKFSKHDDMYVYIARPDYPDDTEELKDWLGVLPKDFRASLGRSQFVMHLDLATTPSLARVNKEEVLAKLQSQGYFVQMPPQDVMRRQAELRAREAQDNIYD; encoded by the coding sequence ATGCATTGCGATATTTATAAATTCTCTAAACACGATGACATGTACGTCTACATTGCGCGTCCTGATTATCCAGACGATACCGAAGAGCTAAAAGATTGGCTCGGTGTGTTGCCAAAAGATTTCCGTGCAAGCCTAGGGCGCAGCCAGTTTGTGATGCATTTGGATTTGGCGACTACGCCATCCCTTGCTCGTGTGAATAAAGAAGAAGTATTAGCAAAATTACAATCGCAAGGGTATTTTGTGCAGATGCCACCACAAGACGTGATGCGTCGCCAAGCAGAACTGCGGGCGCGTGAAGCACAAGATAATATTTACGATTAA